TTGGCCTATTATACCACCGCCTGTCAATACTTTGAATATCAAAATCCCcgaattcattttctagTATAACCCATTCTGCTCTACCTAATGGGACTTTACTACCAATGAATAGAACTTTGTAAGTTGGCAACCAACGGAATAAAAGATAGAGTAAGCCACCCGTTAAGATACAGAATAAATTATAAACTTGCTTCCTAATTTTTGAAGTCTTATAGCCAGCAATCCCGACAACCAAGTCCTCTTCAGCGATATAAAACCGTTGATAATACAAATCAGTTGGATGATTTggatataatttttcatgatattttggtttcaaatattcattttgaGAGTCTGTACCTGAGGAACTTTGATATGCTTGTTTCTTATGATGACTATGGGTTTCACTTTCTGTACCGAAATTATTCCCACCATCTGTACTTTCTTGGAATGAACGGTCACTATTTGATTCAGATAATGAATGCGTTGGGGATCTGGTCCCATCCATGAGTTCATCGTTTTGTTCTTCTAGTTCCACTGGGATTCTGTCAGCTATGGTATATCGTGATAAACTTGAGGAAGAATGTGTGGATGCTTGGTAAACTTCCGGCGGATGCATTGTGTgctgttgttcttgttcataATTATGTGTATCGTCACGAGTCTTTGAGATTCTTGTTAACGGCACACCATGATAACTTGAAGTACCATATTCTGACGTATTTTCATGAAAGTCATGGTTTCTTGAATGCGATAATGATGGtcttcttgaaaaattgcTGTATATTGACGATCGTCTTGAATTTAATTCCGAGGATGCATAAATTTTATCTTGTTCGTATGAAGGAGTTGCATCCCAAGGGGTATTAAAGTCCGTATTTTCCAAAGTAGAAGTTCCTTCGGCACTATTGATTTGATCTTCtgtgaagaaattgaatcgTGGGTTTCTTGATGGGCTACGAGATATTTCTCTAGAAGGCGAAATTAACGGCGCAGAATCTGTTTCCCTGTCGATATCTGCAGAAGTTCTTCCCCTCCTTCCAATAGAGCTAGATGTCAAAGATGTTCCAAAGATGTTACTTGATTGAAAAGATTGCGGATGATGAAATGAGACTATGGAACTTGGCACGGTTTCAAAAGTGGCGCCTGAATACATTTCATTATTCGGCTGTGGTCCCATTAAAGCAGACGTTAATGTTGTTGAAGTCGAAGTTGTCCTTGCAGAGGCAAATGATGCCCTAGGACCAGTAGATCTTGCCATGTACTGGCTGTGTTGGTGATGTTCATCTTCATTGTTATTTGGTGTTTGGTTTTCAGATGGGCCCATCGTTTTTTACTCCCGTGTTCATTCGAACAGACAACGATGATTGATATAGTAGAGCGATATGGAACTTGATAGTTTATATCTTGCGACTGTTTAGAATGATTTCCTTCTTCTAGTTGAAATCTGTTAGTGGCTAACAAGCATAAGTTAAGGAAAGCCCTTAGAACGTAAGAATGAAAAACTTATACGCAACATAAACTGACACTTGTTTCGCGTGCCGGTACTTACTCCCAGATTTTTTCGTCTAATTAACTAACAAGTTGATTAAATAAAAAGGCAACCTGTTTTACATCCGtatataagaaaagaaatatttccTACTATCTTCGACACAAAATATTCGCAGATTATAAGATAAAATACATACCAAGCGGTTCTAAAAACGAGTCTTCTATCAACCAACTCCTCCACCTTGTATGTGGGGGAGATCCCATCTCAACACAAAATTCATCTCATCGATTACACAGCATAAGATCATACTGCGATCACTCAAATTATGCTGTTAGAGCATCAATTACCATAAAACAATGTTAATTTacataatattatttaaattctCATCATATAAACTTACGTAGTTACTAAAGTGTTCGTTAGGTCTTACATTTTCACATCGCCTGTTTGCATTTATTTCCGTGTGAATGTCTAAATCAATGGGGCAGAAAACGTTGTTGGTACCGATCGAAGTCCCCACTACTTCGACCCGGTCCAAATCAAGCAATATGAGAAAGCATGATGGCTCACTAACCCAGTACACACAAATTCTTATCAACGttatttcatttcatttacTTCCCATCGTGATTATTACTTCCTCGAGAAAAGACTCTCATTATATTCGAATTAAGATCAATCTTAATCCCAAACGAAACTCTTTATTTTAACTCAATTTTTTACTTTGTAGAAGAATCCATCCATCGATCGATCCAGGAATCGACCAATCTATCGAATcttatcaaaaaaaaaaattgtttacTGACCTATTAATCTAACTGAAGGATTCCTCTCATTCTCACCATAGCGATCACCGAAGATCTATCATTAATAAGACAATATCGAGATTCCACTGAGAACAAATCAAATAACATTCTGCAAAAGAATAGTACATTCTAAGGACATAATTGGTACTAACTATTAGTCAATTATCTTTACTCATTCTACTCTCTTTTTTCTGATAGCAATAATTATTTCCCTATCAACGTCAACTTAACATCAGGACTAAGTTAGCCCTGCTTTGTGCTGACCTGATCAGGACGTCTTGTTGTACGACATGCTTTAATGAACATCTTAAATTCCAACAGAAACCATTCATTTTAAGAAAGATAcataaaattttattggCTTCTATATAGTAAAACCTCTATACAAAACTATCAATCTggaaaaaaacaaacagaCTTTACACATATGATAAAGGTTACCATCAGTAAAAGCACAAATTTGGTATCACtttattacaaaatataaagaattaataatacttttaagttatttttttgcAATTCCGTAGATCTATATAAAAACTGTGTTGGCCTAAATCTCTGTAAATGTCTCCGGACTGGCAATTTTAGGAACTACGTAAAGCAATTCTCCATTCTTATCCCAAATTGGATAACGACTCTTTAGTCCTCGCctttttattctttcttgCTTTGCTTGAAGGGTAACAACTGACAAAAAAGTAAATACCGAGCTTGGGCCAAAGAGGAAACGTATAGAGCTAGCCGCCCAGAGGGAAATTAAGGGTACCACATCGATGGCGGCTAAACAGTTCTCCCAATCCAGGAAAAGTATAAAAAGCCAAATtaaatcttcttcctttctttcctttcctttctttCATCTTAAGGTTCAAGGTGCAAGAAATCCTCTTTGCCACTGAGTAAACTCACCTAACTCAATCTAAAATCATTATGATCGATTCCGAAAAGAGCATAAACAACAAATTATGGTCCAAAAAACTCCCCACCCAAACACTATTCTGTCTTATAATTCTGTTTCTTGTGATCAAAATCATTCGAACAATACACTTCAACAATGTTACTTCCTCATGGGATGACGGCTCTCTTTTAAATCTACCATTAATGATGTATCTTTCCAACCCGTTACCTGACAAGAAATCCtctttttcatcattacccatttcttctaataaatTGCCCTATActaaatatttcaagaaCCTTGATCatatacaaatacaaatactgAAAATTGCTGGTACTAAAATCTTAGAAAAAAATGCGAGATTAAGATTAATGAAATGCTTAGACTCAAATTTGAATGGACTATTTTTGGTAGGGAGAGATGtcgatgaagataataatatttataaattagCATATTTCTGTTTCCTAGATACTGCATCACCACCTTTAGGAAAGACTCTACCAGGTCCGTACTTATCCACATTATTTTCCTTATCGATTTTCTGGAGATTAATTCCATTGGCAATAATTAGAGTGATAATCCTTAATAGATCAAGACTTTTGGAGTTCTTCAAAAACTTCTTGAAAACtattttgtttaataaAAAACTGATCAACAAGGAGTCTTCTTCTGGAACTGTGTTTGTTTCGAAAAAAACCGAAACCGATACCAATAAATTGGATGAAACTACCCATAAATCTACAGATGAATATAAACAACATCAACGGCAATTTACTTGGGAAACAGTTCcaaataaacaagaaaaagcAAAAACAATTGAACTGCCAAAAGATCAATCAGAATCTTCAGTTCCCGGTAACCCTCATTCTAGAACCTTTCCCTGTTTATTCGAATCAAAGAACAAAGGGAGCAGTGATAATGACGAAAATTCTAATATGTCACAAATTATTTCACAAAATTCAGAATTACTCTATTTCGCTCATAACTCAAAACCAAAAAGccaagaaaaagaagaacaatcAACGGCTGAAGAACCTGGAGAGGATGAAACTAAGATTGATACATCCGCTACTTCTGCTTCGTCATTATCAGAAAGTGTTTCAAGTTCTTATAAATGGAAGGTAggaaatataaataaactTAACAAGAAGCAGGACTCTAAGAAAACTACGATCCCAAAACAGGAACATAAACGAAATTCTCCAGATGAACCAAAAATGAGTTTCGATATTACTACTGTTCAAGGAAGAGCTGCTTGgaagaaatatatgataGACAAGAAGAGAAATGACaataaaaagaatgaaaatCCGAAGGATAcaacaaaggaaaatgagattaaagaatattCTTACCTTTTCAAGGGGAGATATGGACAAGAAAGGGAGAAAAAACCATATGGTAATTCTACTGAAATTAATCCATTTACTGAGAATTTACCAACAAATGGAAAATTGCGACCATTAGTACCCTATATGTCTGTCGCATAAGGATTGCTCTCATAGAGATAAGtgaaaggaagaaaaagataaaaaaatactataTTTCATTCTagtttaataataaaatttccATCTAAGTGATACGAATTGTTTACCTTCGTATGATATGTCACATAAATTCTTAGTTGTATATCtaaatgtatatatttcacGATTTACTTAACGAGAACGATAACGAGAAACTCGGAGTTTTGGTCCcgatatttattattgtgaCACCCGAGCACCGCGCTATCAAAACTTTTCTTACACGTAATGTTTAATCTTAACTTCATACATAATCGTCCACACTTAAGAAATGGGAATAGCATTCGAACAACATAGATGTCCCAAGTAGGTATATCATTTCCCAAGAAGGATAGTGGAGTAAAGGAgggagaagaagaagaatagAGCAGGGTGTGTGCATAACAGGAGGAATACCATgcatttgaaatatttttataccATTGCATTATTATCACTTTTCCATACTAGGATTCAAGCTCAAAAC
The Naumovozyma dairenensis CBS 421 chromosome 5, complete genome DNA segment above includes these coding regions:
- the NDAI0E00740 gene encoding uncharacterized protein, producing the protein MIDSEKSINNKLWSKKLPTQTLFCLIILFLVIKIIRTIHFNNVTSSWDDGSLLNLPLMMYLSNPLPDKKSSFSSLPISSNKLPYTKYFKNLDHIQIQILKIAGTKILEKNARLRLMKCLDSNLNGLFLVGRDVDEDNNIYKLAYFCFLDTASPPLGKTLPGPYLSTLFSLSIFWRLIPLAIIRVIILNRSRLLEFFKNFLKTILFNKKLINKESSSGTVFVSKKTETDTNKLDETTHKSTDEYKQHQRQFTWETVPNKQEKAKTIELPKDQSESSVPGNPHSRTFPCLFESKNKGSSDNDENSNMSQIISQNSELLYFAHNSKPKSQEKEEQSTAEEPGEDETKIDTSATSASSLSESVSSSYKWKVGNINKLNKKQDSKKTTIPKQEHKRNSPDEPKMSFDITTVQGRAAWKKYMIDKKRNDNKKNENPKDTTKENEIKEYSYLFKGRYGQEREKKPYGNSTEINPFTENLPTNGKLRPLVPYMSVA